In bacterium, a single genomic region encodes these proteins:
- a CDS encoding endonuclease III, producing MVTNSNINRVLSIIEKEATKWKLPVVSVIANDEQSPFRVLISTVLSLRTKDQVTEQASLRLFKIAGNPINMLKLSEEEIQKLIYPVAFYRNKSKEILNICRKLLDEYQGRVPDTIDELLKFKGVGRKTANLVLILGYNKPAMCVDTHVHRISNRFGYIKTKIPDDSEMALRKKLPVKYWLKYNDLLVAFGQNHCKPVSPLCSNCKVKKYCARKGVTISR from the coding sequence ATGGTCACAAATTCAAATATTAACCGTGTATTGTCGATCATTGAAAAAGAAGCAACAAAATGGAAATTACCGGTGGTCAGCGTAATTGCCAATGACGAACAATCGCCATTTCGCGTTTTGATTTCCACAGTATTAAGTTTGCGAACTAAAGATCAAGTGACTGAACAAGCTAGCCTAAGGCTATTTAAAATTGCAGGAAATCCCATAAACATGCTGAAGTTGTCTGAAGAAGAAATTCAGAAACTCATCTATCCTGTTGCCTTTTATCGCAATAAATCCAAAGAAATTTTGAATATTTGCAGGAAGCTTCTTGACGAGTATCAAGGACGAGTTCCGGATACAATTGATGAATTATTAAAATTTAAAGGTGTGGGCCGGAAAACGGCCAATCTCGTGTTGATTCTGGGTTATAATAAGCCGGCCATGTGCGTTGATACACATGTCCATCGAATTTCTAACCGGTTCGGCTATATTAAGACCAAAATTCCTGATGATAGCGAAATGGCATTAAGGAAAAAATTACCGGTAAAATATTGGTTAAAATATAACGATCTACTCGTTGCTTTCGGACAAAATCATTGTAAACCCGTGTCCCCGCTATGCAGTAATTGCAAAGTAAAAAAATATTGTGCGCGCAAAGGTGTAACCATTTCACGTTAA
- a CDS encoding VanW family protein yields the protein MSENSVSKVSKTESTYDQTIAITPSSSYDLSAAERLTPKITYPTDIPANELLLYRIGFYTVLMLGLLILAFTLNGFYLSERMVWNTYIGPVNVGGKTISEARNMLEDYLNEFKQANIPLRTNKGVFIVSNAGFGTTYDIESALIKAYKKGHDEHFWPNQRKRLSSFFSSQTIQPQHWFDINRFTRLITNSIPALKYNQPTDATVSYVNKEFVVVPGTDGLGFDEEAAVKQYEQMLSAIQSADLNIEIKDRTADIDVEIAESARKLVNSMSRRHLVMMYSYDGYNYDRWSLSLRESRDWFEFKKIKEMGNANLYPVLKNDKLRAHLNKRIAPYMYLAKEDITIKNVNGKPVAEGVAKDGYYLDVRKSVNAINDSLMANRIDTVGNYAVMLEVAHLIGGVSNPDNEFNISDVLATGVTDFFGSPQNRKFNIGHAAKNFQNLVLHPGERFSFIKQMGIVDSTTGYLKELVIVNGDSTEPQYGGGICQVSSTLFRTVFFAGLDIVNRINHSFEVKYYRPVGLDATIFDPSPDLIFKNDTENLILIQNYVDIKRTKLYFKIFGKKDGRKASFEGPVYDGLVGEKQEHYRYTWFRHIEYKDGKQITEKYPSVYRNKDLVKKHNPSADSLAKVMADSLAKVFADSVSAARDDSLKSQIEKSNETPDDEELENSQTP from the coding sequence ATGTCTGAAAATTCTGTTTCGAAAGTTTCGAAAACAGAAAGTACCTACGATCAAACGATCGCTATTACTCCTTCAAGTTCCTATGATCTTAGTGCCGCTGAACGACTCACGCCCAAAATAACTTACCCTACGGACATTCCTGCCAATGAACTCCTTTTATATCGTATAGGATTCTACACCGTTTTGATGTTAGGTTTGCTCATTTTAGCGTTCACACTCAATGGCTTTTACTTGTCGGAAAGGATGGTGTGGAACACATATATTGGCCCTGTTAATGTTGGTGGCAAAACAATTTCTGAAGCCCGGAACATGCTTGAAGACTATTTAAATGAATTTAAGCAGGCCAATATACCTCTCCGTACTAATAAAGGCGTTTTTATTGTCAGCAATGCCGGTTTTGGGACAACTTACGACATTGAATCGGCCTTGATCAAGGCATACAAAAAAGGACATGATGAACATTTCTGGCCAAACCAACGTAAACGACTCTCATCTTTTTTTTCTTCACAGACCATTCAACCCCAACATTGGTTTGATATAAATCGTTTTACTCGACTGATTACCAATAGCATTCCGGCTTTAAAATATAACCAGCCAACGGATGCTACGGTCAGTTATGTTAATAAAGAATTTGTAGTTGTACCTGGAACGGATGGATTAGGGTTTGATGAAGAAGCGGCAGTCAAACAGTATGAACAAATGCTTTCAGCTATCCAATCGGCGGATCTTAATATCGAAATTAAAGATCGGACAGCTGATATTGATGTTGAAATTGCCGAATCTGCCCGAAAACTTGTGAATTCTATGAGCCGCAGGCATTTAGTCATGATGTATTCGTACGACGGATACAATTATGACCGATGGTCTTTGTCGCTCAGAGAGTCTCGCGATTGGTTTGAATTCAAAAAAATCAAAGAAATGGGCAATGCTAATCTCTATCCTGTTTTAAAAAATGACAAATTGCGCGCTCATTTGAATAAACGCATCGCTCCATACATGTATCTCGCTAAAGAAGACATTACAATAAAAAACGTAAACGGCAAACCTGTTGCTGAAGGGGTTGCCAAAGACGGTTATTATCTTGATGTAAGAAAATCAGTTAATGCTATCAACGACTCTCTGATGGCCAACAGGATCGATACGGTTGGTAATTATGCTGTGATGCTTGAAGTTGCACATTTGATTGGCGGAGTATCTAATCCGGATAATGAATTTAATATTTCAGACGTACTGGCAACTGGCGTAACGGATTTTTTTGGTTCGCCACAAAATCGAAAATTTAATATTGGTCATGCGGCGAAAAATTTTCAGAACTTAGTTCTGCATCCGGGTGAACGATTTTCGTTTATAAAACAAATGGGGATCGTCGATAGTACTACCGGTTATTTAAAAGAATTAGTCATCGTCAATGGAGATAGTACAGAACCCCAATATGGAGGCGGCATTTGTCAGGTTTCCAGTACACTTTTCAGGACTGTCTTTTTTGCAGGCTTAGATATTGTAAATCGCATTAATCACTCGTTCGAAGTGAAGTATTATCGACCGGTTGGTCTAGATGCCACAATTTTTGATCCCTCACCAGATCTTATATTCAAAAATGATACGGAAAACTTGATTTTAATACAGAACTATGTCGATATAAAACGTACTAAACTTTATTTTAAAATTTTTGGTAAAAAAGACGGACGTAAGGCCAGCTTTGAAGGACCTGTTTATGACGGTTTAGTTGGAGAAAAACAAGAACATTACCGTTACACATGGTTCCGTCACATCGAATATAAAGATGGAAAACAGATTACAGAAAAATATCCGTCCGTATATCGAAACAAAGATCTTGTCAAAAAACACAATCCTTCTGCCGATTCACTGGCAAAAGTAATGGCAGACTCATTAGCCAAAGTTTTTGCCGATTCAGTATCAGCGGCTAGGGACGATTCGCTCAAATCTCAAATCGAAAAATCAAATGAGACGCCCGACGATGAAGAATTGGAGAATTCTCAAACGCCGTAG
- a CDS encoding BamA/TamA family outer membrane protein, whose product MKKIFLFFFLMISGQSVFSQLDTTERVLKIESIRFPAVGHLSDQLLAQLTGLSLNSPLDVEKLQIAQSRLKSSGFFKNVQILPQPGSGKGQVVLTIDAEKQKFPYVIFAAGLYDMDGWTVTPIGIRQNVFSRSGEQLKFDFRIGGHIGSVVGGNVSGLYMEYANNGFNTSRLPYSVKAFIEKRGLVYYSTPPDTTRKKLQSYIHGLRRLGGSITFDFSKIITRGLFIEFRMASVKADSGANALFASNRLDLTYELLPRAIQRVIQKHFFSSFDVYWYRDTRDNRIQPTRGKWTKIGVDISSKAFGSDYSFIKYELDYRRYFRTYRAQTFAMRFRGAYIMQKTDFLTRVPFYENYYLGGTNSLRGYLNYSLSPAEGANKFYIVNSEYRIPLIGNKFPQNFLTGIIFMDVGNNWSSNQEIKFNNHVAVGTGFGFRAKIPVINVVGLDMGFPLTRSSRKELVDDFTLHFFLGYTF is encoded by the coding sequence ATGAAAAAAATCTTTTTATTTTTTTTCCTGATGATCAGCGGCCAATCTGTTTTTTCACAGCTTGATACGACTGAACGTGTCCTGAAAATCGAATCAATACGATTTCCGGCGGTAGGTCACTTGTCTGATCAATTGCTTGCCCAATTAACAGGCCTGAGCCTCAATTCCCCGCTTGATGTTGAAAAGTTGCAAATCGCGCAATCTCGCCTAAAAAGCAGTGGTTTTTTTAAAAACGTTCAAATTTTGCCACAACCCGGATCCGGAAAAGGACAAGTGGTTCTCACTATCGATGCTGAAAAGCAGAAATTTCCTTATGTGATTTTTGCGGCAGGTTTATATGATATGGATGGATGGACAGTAACGCCGATCGGTATTCGGCAAAATGTTTTTAGTCGTAGCGGTGAACAACTGAAATTTGATTTTCGAATCGGAGGCCATATCGGAAGTGTTGTTGGTGGGAACGTGAGCGGCTTATACATGGAATATGCCAACAATGGTTTTAACACCAGTCGACTTCCATATTCAGTCAAAGCTTTTATTGAAAAACGCGGATTAGTGTATTACTCTACTCCGCCTGACACAACTCGTAAAAAGTTGCAAAGTTATATTCACGGACTCCGGCGACTCGGTGGCTCTATTACTTTCGATTTTTCAAAAATCATCACACGGGGTTTATTTATAGAATTCAGAATGGCCTCCGTCAAAGCCGATTCGGGCGCCAATGCATTATTTGCAAGCAATCGGTTGGATTTGACATACGAACTGTTGCCCCGAGCCATTCAGCGCGTCATTCAAAAACATTTTTTCTCAAGTTTTGATGTGTATTGGTACCGAGATACCCGTGACAACCGCATTCAACCAACACGAGGAAAATGGACTAAAATTGGCGTAGATATTTCGTCTAAAGCATTTGGCAGTGATTATAGTTTTATCAAATACGAATTGGATTATCGCCGCTATTTTAGAACTTATCGCGCACAAACTTTTGCTATGAGATTTCGCGGTGCTTACATCATGCAAAAAACCGATTTCCTGACGCGCGTTCCTTTTTACGAAAATTATTATCTAGGAGGAACCAACTCTTTACGCGGATATTTAAACTACAGTCTTTCACCGGCCGAAGGCGCCAATAAATTTTATATCGTCAATAGCGAGTATCGGATTCCGCTAATTGGAAATAAATTCCCACAAAACTTTTTAACAGGAATTATTTTCATGGATGTCGGTAATAATTGGTCGAGCAATCAGGAAATTAAATTCAATAATCATGTGGCTGTTGGCACTGGATTCGGGTTTCGGGCGAAAATCCCTGTGATCAATGTCGTCGGTCTCGACATGGGATTTCCTTTGACACGCTCAAGCCGCAAAGAACTGGTTGACGATTTTACTTTACACTTTTTTCTTGGGTATACTTTTTGA
- the mutY gene encoding A/G-specific adenine glycosylase, giving the protein MSKQYTSEILKKRKTLQKKILTWFKSNKRDLPWRKTRDPYAIWISELMLQQTQVDQVIPYYQRFLKRFPDVYSLANAELDDVMKIWEGMGYYRRAKYLHNAAKIIVAKYYGNIPDDYELLSKLPGFGTYTTGSVLSIAYNKSYPAVDGNVIRVASRLLKITRLLDSTIVKKVITPFIQELIPEGKASDFNQSLMELGALVCKPAKPLCSKCCWKLECRAFREMDDPSILPKKKKKIRGEIKHIAVAVIIKNGKILIAKRPDNVILGNLWEFPGGKKKEDESIEQACIREVEEETGITVRITKPIVSFKHHYSHYSIMLHFFYARHTFGKLKNRKETKLRWVSISELTRFAFPKANQQIIARIFEDYGV; this is encoded by the coding sequence ATGAGCAAACAGTACACGTCGGAGATCCTTAAAAAAAGAAAAACACTCCAAAAAAAAATTTTAACGTGGTTTAAATCTAATAAGCGTGATTTGCCTTGGCGTAAAACAAGAGATCCGTATGCCATTTGGATTTCTGAGCTAATGTTGCAGCAAACTCAGGTCGATCAGGTCATCCCCTATTATCAACGCTTTTTAAAGCGTTTTCCTGATGTGTATTCATTGGCTAATGCTGAACTTGATGACGTCATGAAAATCTGGGAAGGTATGGGATATTACCGACGCGCCAAATATCTTCATAATGCAGCCAAGATTATCGTTGCAAAATATTACGGGAACATTCCGGATGATTATGAACTTTTAAGCAAATTGCCTGGTTTTGGCACTTATACTACGGGTTCTGTATTGAGCATTGCCTATAACAAATCTTATCCGGCCGTTGACGGGAATGTCATCAGAGTGGCTTCTCGCCTGTTGAAAATAACCAGATTATTGGATTCAACGATCGTCAAAAAAGTTATTACACCTTTTATTCAGGAATTGATCCCTGAAGGAAAAGCATCGGATTTCAATCAGTCGTTGATGGAATTGGGTGCATTAGTTTGTAAACCGGCTAAACCGCTTTGTTCGAAATGTTGTTGGAAACTTGAATGTCGCGCTTTTAGAGAGATGGACGATCCTTCAATTTTACCAAAAAAGAAAAAGAAAATCAGAGGAGAAATCAAACACATTGCGGTCGCTGTTATTATAAAAAACGGTAAGATTCTGATCGCAAAACGCCCCGATAATGTTATTTTAGGCAATTTATGGGAGTTTCCAGGAGGGAAAAAAAAGGAAGATGAATCTATCGAGCAAGCGTGTATTCGTGAAGTTGAAGAAGAAACAGGTATAACCGTCCGAATAACTAAGCCGATTGTGTCGTTTAAACACCATTATTCCCATTATTCGATCATGCTGCACTTTTTTTATGCACGACATACTTTTGGAAAATTAAAAAACCGGAAGGAAACAAAACTCAGGTGGGTATCGATCAGCGAGCTTACACGCTTTGCATTCCCTAAAGCCAATCAGCAGATAATTGCCCGCATATTTGAAGACTACGGCGTTTGA